From a single Gavia stellata isolate bGavSte3 chromosome 5, bGavSte3.hap2, whole genome shotgun sequence genomic region:
- the RHOH gene encoding rho-related GTP-binding protein RhoH: MLDSIKCVLVGDSAVGKTSLLVRFTSETFPDDYRPTVYENTGVDVFMDGVQISLGLWDTSGSDAFKSIRPLSYQQADVVLMCYSVANHNSFLNLRNKWISEIRSHLPRIPVLVVATQTDQRDTGPYRSSCISPIDGKRLAQDVRAKGYLECSALSNRGVQQVFEYAVRTAVNQAKRQNRRKLFSINECKIF, from the coding sequence ATGCTGGATTCAATCAAGTGTGTCCTCGTGGGAGACTCTGCCGTGGGGAAAACATCTCTCTTGGTACGTTTCACCTCTGAGACTTTTCCAGATGACTACAGACCCACCGTATATGAAAATACCGGAGTGGATGTCTTCATGGATGGTGTACAGATTAGCCTAGGTCTTTGGGACACATCTGGCAGCGATGCCTTCAAAAGCATTCGCCCCCTCTCATACCAACAGGCAGATGTGGTATTAATGTGCTACTCGGTGGCAAACCACAATTCCTTTCTGAACCTGAGGAACAAATGGATCAGCGAGATCCGCAGCCATTTGCCCCGCATCCCTGTTTTGGTAGTGGCTACTCAGACTGACCAGCGCGACACGGGGCCCTACCGTTCCTCCTGCATCAGCCCGATAGATGGGAAGCGGCTCGCCCAGGACGTGCGAGCCAAAGGCTATTTGGAATGTTCTGCCCTCAGCAACCGAGGGGTGCAGCAGGTGTTTGAGTACGCTGTGCGGACAGCAGTCAATCAAGCCAAAAGGCAGAACAGGAGGAAACTCTTCTCCATTAACGAGTGCAAGATCTTTTGA